Genomic window (Helianthus annuus cultivar XRQ/B chromosome 3, HanXRQr2.0-SUNRISE, whole genome shotgun sequence):
GGGTTTCTTCTGGAGGGGTGCAGGTTCGAGTCCACTCTGATACCAATATTGGGTAATTCCTGTGCGGCTGGACCTTAGGGGGGCCTGGGATTCGAACCCGCAGTGCGGGCGAATTTCTTAAAGGGAGTGAACTGTTAAcccttcaaaaaaaaaactaagtttTACCTAAATACATTTTTTTccaattaattaaaaaaaaacttgttttgttcACGGTTAAACCGTTGGATCAaactattttctttttttttttttttcctttttttggTTAACATCATTTTCTAACATATAAGCATCGTCTAACCATGTatttgaaaagattaaaaaccatTAGGTCATGTGTTTAAATTGATTTTCTAGTACAATAATTGGTCGATTTCATTTTTCAGAATCTTGAAAACAAATTTATTACCGGTGCTGCTTAAGGCACCCTCCTCTCACACATTTGATAGGACCATCACCCACTAAAAAGTAACGTCTCTCATGTCATGCATAAAGCAAAAGAGTTATTTCACTCATAGTTACGGCTGTAATCGAGTCAAGTCGAGTTAGACCTAGCTCGAGCTTGGCTCAAACTTGATTCGAGCTgtctcggctcgagctcgaatttcaaattgaGCTGAGATTTGacgctcgagctcggcttgattAGAAATCGAGCTAGCTCGgatcgatctagctcgaactaataaaaaccgcaaaatttactacttaaaaatccattaaaaatgaatttttcatagACTGAGGGCTATAATttccatttaatttaaccatatagCTAAATATGCAAGTACAAATAGTTAATTTactttgtacattgtctttacttaggggagatactcccttagttttttgttttctaagcgatgtgggacaaaaaaataaggatgtaaaccttatcgaaccaactcacgagccgagccaggccaagctcgagctcggctcgtttacaaaccgagccgagctggcttGTTTATAACCGAGctaatttcgagccgagctttcttcgagcgAGTTGCGAGCCATGAGTTTTTTAAACACCCCTACTCAGAGTGATCTAATGGTATCATGTTTCTAAATAAAAAAAGTGATCCTCAAATGAATATCaattaggtagtgtttggtatggaGTAATGAGGGGTAGAATagaatggatgattacgagggTATAAATAAAAAAGGGTGTtcggttggtcaatggaatgaaatcacccattccaaaagacattccattccctcaaaatcattctaTCCACCCCTTCATGTTTTTTTCATTTCATCCCCTTTTGCAACATTCATCAACAACactacccaccaccaccaccaccaaccactAACGGCatcgccgccaccacctcaccctgACAGCCACCGTCACCGCCGTCGCCACCAACCCGCCACCATTGTCCCCCACAGCCGCGACCAACCGCCAACGTCACTCGCCGCCGTCgccgcccaccaccatcatcgACGCCACCACCACTGACACCACCAACCTCCGCCGCCACCCACCGGCACCTCCGcctccacccaccaccaacggcctCCTTGCCGCCACCCATCGCCACCACCGCAACCTACCACCGCCgtctataaccacccacaatcactaccttcgaccaccaccaccactcaccgctgattttattacATCGTTTTTCTTAACTACCGAACAATACaaaataataattcattccattcacacatgctAACCAAACAATAAATTGATTGGTAATTATCCATTCCATTACCCGATATTAGACTAGCAGCCGACAAGCCCTTAGCGCGCGCACGGTCTAATTATATTTAGACATTGTTTCTTAAATATTTGAAATGGTGTCTTTTAAGTATTTTTGAGCATGGTGTCATAGAATGAAACAATGTGTACAAATCTAAGGcggtaaggagtggttaaacacttgagagtgacaaactaaaaaatcaaccaatgaaagtgtgccacgtcaatcagtgaaaagtgtttaaactttggtgaaaagtgttggcaatggtttaaacatttggtgaaatggtaaaaaaaattaaaaaagtaaaaatgtgtgattggttgagagatagaatggaccccacccacacaccccctctctctccttCCTCCCCTCACCGCGTCGGGATGCCATCCCCGCACCACATGTTTCACCGTGTCGGCAAAACGTCGGCGGCGATGTTTGCCGCTCGGCAAACCTTTTTGCCAATATTTGCCGCATCCCGCTCCGCACACCCTAAAACATAATGAAATTGATAATTTCATGGAATTTAGTAACTATTCAAATAATTGAAAAATCATGGCGGCATATATATTGTGTGTGTACGTGGGCCATGTGAAAACTTCTGGAAGGATGAAGGAAAGCAAATTTTAAGGAAGAAGTtcttatatatacatacatacatgcatgcatttGTAGATAAAAACCATTGAGTTTGAGTGAGAGAAAAATCATGGAGGCAAAGGGAATTAAATTGGGGGTTTCACTTGTGGTTCCAAGCGTACAAGAACTTGCTAAAGAACACCTGATCAAGGTTCCATCCCGATATGTTCGTCCTGATCACGAACCTCAAGTCGTACCTTCTCCCCTTCCTCAAGTGCCTATCATTGATATGGAGCGATTAACATCTAAAGATTTTGTTGATTATGAATTAGAAAAGCTACACATGGCTTGTAAAGATTGGGGTTTCTTTCAGGTTACTTCATAGTTTATATATAAATCATCCAATCATGTTTATTAATAAACATAatcattttattaatttataattGTCAACCGGTATAGAGAACAATAGAGACTTGTATTAGATTGTAAAAATTGTAATTAGGGCAGTGGCAGACTTATAGTACAAATAagggtagcacgggctacccctcaaccccgtctccgtagtgtaaaaatatcCCTTAACTCCatttccgtagtgtaaaaatacctctCAACTTCGTTTCTGGtatataaaggatacccctgatcctaaaaaataaattaggatacccctaaatttttgggctagttccgccactgaatTAGGGTTAATTAGGGTTACATGAGGAGAGTGTTTATATATACTATAACTTATTCTCTTCTTTCCGACAATAATGACAGGTTATAAATCACGGGATCAGTAGTTCATTGTTGGAAAGAGTAAAGGAAGAAACACAACAACTCTTTGAGTTGCCAACTgaggagaaaaagaagttatGGCAAACACCGGAAGATCTCGAGGGATTTGGACAAGCCTTTGTTTTCTCCGAGGAGCAAAAACTCGATTGGGCCGATATATTTTTCTTGGTTACCCTTCCTCATCATCGTAGAAAGCCACACTTATTTCCTAACCTACCTCTTCCATTCCGGTAATTCACTCCTCTCCCAATATGTGTAAATTAACCGGTTTTAATCAGTGAACCCCAACACAACAATATGTTCCCTTCCACGAAATAGTACTTATATTGACATGGTTAACTTAAAATCTTAAGTAACAAGTTAAAGGGCAGGGCCGGCTGGCCAACCCGTGCCGACGCCCGAGGCCCAAAATTTCAAAGGGCCCGAAAAATCTTTATaagcttgtatatatttattaaattatatattaagTATATTCATCTATTTATTATGTAAAAAAGTATTGGTGGTATAGCGGAAAAAATCATCTCAAAATATTTAAAAGGCCTCAAGTTCGAGTCTTTGCTTCACCACtaagtttttgtttttttaattcatttacccttaaccataattttgggcTAAATTCTTTTCGTCACCCGAGACCTAAATTTTTTTAAGAGTTTTCTGGAACGGCTCTGTTAAAGATGTAAATAAATGAGCTGTAATGTTTTGGCAGCATACTATAAATAAGTTGTATTACTTATTGTATTCTAGTGGTAAATGATTTGTAACGTtaacataaaatatattttagttttaaactAGGTTTTTTCCTCCGCGCTATGCGGCGGGATTTTGGTCGTTTTCTCGGTGTTACATGGCGTGACTTTGATTGTTATCGGTTTGATTCATCGGAAACTATAAAGCGAATATCGATATCGGTTTCGATAATACCAATACCTTAAATTCTAACGAGAAAACGAATATCGATAAAGGTTCTGATAATACCAATACCCTAAACCCtaataaaaaaactaaacccATTTAACTTTTttgacaaaaaaataaataaaagtctaCTTGCAAAAATGAAAAATCCTAAAGTTTAGTATGCTAATAAAAGCTCAAccataaaagaacaaaaaaaattaCTACTCTTAATTGTTTGTTTTATCGGTAATTTGGTATAGTATCATACCATATAGAACACTTTTGCTATCGGTAATAATTTCGATAGAACCGACATCAGTATTAACATTGGTTGGTTAGCATAGCAATACTATCGATCTTGTAATGGCAAAACATTTCTAGAATTAAAACAATATtgttaattatatataaatagatttagtttaaattaaaagaaaaacCTCTAAGAAAATATATGGACTAAAAGAATGACAATAGAAGTTAACcatgttaaataaaataaaatttgtcTTTATAACCTATTAGTCTGGCTAATGGTTTGTTGTTATAGTGATTGAACCCGTGTTTGATTCTCATTATCATCAACTTCCTTTTGCCAACTAAAAAATTCTCATTATCATCAACAACTTCCTTTTCCAACtataaaaaagaaacaaaaaagttTAGAACCCAAGTCCCCAAGGTTGTAATCAAGAGCTTTAACCACCAAAACACACAACTTTGTTATTACATTTTCTAGCTTTAAACCACTTAATATTAAAGAATAAACCATCAAAGGAAAAAAAACACTATTCATCATCCATCaccactaatatatatatatatatatatatatatatatatatatatatatatatatatatatatatatatatatatatatatatatatatatatatatatatatatatataataggttGACAGAGTCAACCTTATTATTTTTAGTACGACCTGACATGATTCGTTTGTTTATATGCGATCGGTAGACAAGATATACAAAGGAATGAATATTTCAATGCCATGAATTGCTACCCCTAGTTAAAATCTCTGTGTGTTAGCGCTACACTCATATATACAcataggggtgttcagaattcttCGGATTCAAAAAAATCTAAATTCGAATTCGATTATCAAGGTTCGAATTCGAGTTGATTCATATTCGAGTCCAgtaatcaaattcaaatcaaatacgaatttatgattttcaattcgattcgaaattcgaattcaatttatatataatttttaatatatatatacacacacacacacatatatatatataacttctAAACTTGGCCAAAGTATGAATCACATCTATAAGTGATAAGTTTATTATTCATAACATTACCAAACCAAATAACAAATGGCCCATACTACTTATTTCTAATTTTTTTACCTAACTTAAAATGCTACCGGTAACCAACCTATCTTCTAAgttttagggtatgtttggtagAGCTGGCAAATCGTATCTTATCGGGTTTAACAGATCTCTGATGACGCGAATAACACAAGTATTAAACATGAATACAACttgtttaactactttatatctcATGTATATAACACAAttgtatgtttggcaaaagtagctggtggctggtagctagtagctagtagctagtagctgtagctttttagatatatttagtgtttggcagagtagctggagcttttaataaaatgtataaaattaccaaaatgaacataactaaaaagttcattatctttagaggttaaaatagtcatgttttccctaaaagcttgtagcttcttctaaacgctactagtaggagcgttcaaccaaaagcttcaagatCCTAACCTAGAAGtttcaagctccttcaaccaaacaatgTTTTTTATTGAGTACGAGCTTTTTATTAAAAGTTTAAAGTTAGAAGCTTCTACAAGGTTCATACCAAACATACCCTTAGTGTTTTCACATGTTGATAGTTAATTAATTTTgctgattttttttatttgttaaatataaTTAATTTGTAGTAGTTTAAAAAAATGAAAGTAAAATACTTTATTATTTAGGGTGAATTtaaattaaatcgaatttatttgAGTTCGAGTTTCAAATACGAATCGAATCAAATATAATTcaggtaaaaaaaataaaaattcaaaaaaaaatctattcCATTAATTCGAAAATTCGTTATTTGATTCAATGAATACCCCTATATACACAATAGTTTTACTTTTTAATTATTGAggaaaatgcacggatagtccccgtggtttggtgaaatttcacctttagtccccaacttttcagaattacactcttagtccatgtggtttgacaagttgttactcggatagtcttaaagcggatgaaggttactcggacagtccctgtggtttgacaagttgttactcggataatCCGTGTGGTTTGACAAGGTGTTACTCGGgtagtccttgtcatttcacacccacttaaccagaaaaactaacctccatccgctttggggactattcgagtaacaacttgtcaaaccacagggacaagagtataattttgaaaagttggggactaaaggtgaaatttcaccaaaccacagggactatccgtgcattttactcttagtTATTTGTATAAGGCATAAAATGGTTTATAAAGTATATCGTACAATATGCCTTAACGTACGACGTGCACGCGAGGCAAAATCGCACGTTATATTACGGAAAGTTTGAAAATCGCATGAATATGTATTTGGAAGTcgcatgtatatatatgtataaaagtcACATAGTATAGAATGAAAGTCGCATGTATATATAGAAATGAAAGTTGCACGTTATAAACCCAATTTCGCATGTTGATACTGAATTGCGTACGTGTCGTACGTTAAGGGATTTTGTACGTTAACTGGCGTCTATATATAATCTTCAAGtggttttttatttataaaacagaGACACCTTAGAAGAATATTCAAGAGAGGTTATGAACACAGCGAAAAAAACCCTGCTCTATATTGCGAAAGCATTGAATATGGAAACTACGGATTTGATGGCATTGTTTGAGGAAGGAATGCAATCAATGAGGATGAACTACTATCCACCATGTCCCCAACCCGAACAAGTCATTGGTCTTGCCCCACACTCTGATGCTGTCGGGGTCACTTTTCTTCTCGAACTAAATGAAGTACACGGTCTTGAAATAAGAAAAGATGGCGCTTGGATCCCAGTTACACCACTCCATAATGCTTTCATTGTTAACATCGGAGAGATCCTAGAGGTCATTTGTCATTTCTTTCTCTAACCCTTACTTATAATTTCATCGCACGTGGTTTTATTTGCAATGATAGAGAACTATATATATTGTGTTTCAGATTGTGACAAATGGACAATATAAAAGCATTGAGCACAGAGCAACAGTGAACTCGGAGGGAGAGAGGTTGTCTATAGCAACATTTATCAACCCAAACATAAATGGTGAAATAGGACCCGCACCAAGCCTAGTGACTGCCGAAACGCCACCTAACTTTGCTAGGGTAGCAGTTCTTGATTTTTTCCAGAACTTATTCTCTAAGGAACTTAAAGGGAAATCAAACCTTGAACAATACCGT
Coding sequences:
- the LOC110930969 gene encoding protein SRG1; the encoded protein is MEAKGIKLGVSLVVPSVQELAKEHLIKVPSRYVRPDHEPQVVPSPLPQVPIIDMERLTSKDFVDYELEKLHMACKDWGFFQVINHGISSSLLERVKEETQQLFELPTEEKKKLWQTPEDLEGFGQAFVFSEEQKLDWADIFFLVTLPHHRRKPHLFPNLPLPFRDTLEEYSREVMNTAKKTLLYIAKALNMETTDLMALFEEGMQSMRMNYYPPCPQPEQVIGLAPHSDAVGVTFLLELNEVHGLEIRKDGAWIPVTPLHNAFIVNIGEILEIVTNGQYKSIEHRATVNSEGERLSIATFINPNINGEIGPAPSLVTAETPPNFARVAVLDFFQNLFSKELKGKSNLEQYRI